From Apteryx mantelli isolate bAptMan1 chromosome 32, bAptMan1.hap1, whole genome shotgun sequence, the proteins below share one genomic window:
- the LOC106487385 gene encoding zinc finger protein ZFP2-like produces MQENYEAAALPAQGITPAWILSLPAGDRTARDEQDGDSQEAGLGQGEPPGLALGSAELGKARESQVIVEKQQGNLLRGGQGTSPLWGVGVGDADKTTVQAGNCMQKKTYECAACKKSFSCKTYLTRHQKTHATEKPHERPDCGKAFSGSSSLLLHQSNCKSEKPYKCLDCGESFSQSSGLIRHWRVHTGEKAYCCLVCGKRYARRPDLLKHQRVHPAEMPCDLMASEDGTRIPKQEISGEEEEHGTFPGMIGEDILQGQEPKNQHRQERQEGSQKGMLQNRFILQGGSLHDGNETTGQAQVCAKEKVYECTECGKTFNWRYSLYRHKRTHTGERPYECPECWKTFSDHSNFISHQKNHRGEKPYKCLDCGKSFGQSTTLLSHQRSHTGEKPYFCSDCGKHFARRQNLVDHQSIHTGERPYGCPDCGRRFRRNTDLIYHQRIHTGERPYKCPDCGKGFTCRSKMNEHQRTHTGEAPYKCSACGKCYKAKVSLTSHLKLHTG; encoded by the exons ATGCAGGAGAACTATGAGGCTGCAGCCCTGCCCG CACAGGGAATCACTCCTGCCTGGATCCTCTCCCTCCCAGCTGGAGACAGGACAGCACGTGACGAGCAGGATGGGGACTCGCAGGAGGCAGGACTGGGACAAGGGGAACCTCCTGGGTTAGCGCTGGGGAGTGCCGAGCTGGGAAAAGCCAGGGAGAGCCAGGTCATCGTGGAGAAGCAGCAGGGGAACCTGCTGCGGGGCGGACAGGGAACATCCCCACTCTGGGGAGTGGGTGTTGGAGACGCTGATAAAACCACAGTGCAAGCAGGGAACTGCATGCAGAAGAAAACGTACGAGTGtgctgcctgcaagaagagcTTCAGCTGTAAAACTTACCTGACTAGGCACCAGAAAACCCATGCCACCGAGAAGCCTCACGAGCGTCCAGACTGCGGGAAAGCCTTCAGCGGCAGCTCGAGTCTCCTCTTGCACCAGAGTAACTGCAAGAGTGAGAAACCTTATAAGTGCCTCGACTGTGGGGAGAGCTTCAGCCAGAGCTCTGGCCTGATCCGGCACTGGAGAGTCCACACGGGGGAGAAGGCCTATTGCTGCCTGGTGTGCGGGAAGCGCTACGCTCGGAGGCCAGACCTCCTCAAGCACCAGCGAGTGCATCCGGCAGAGATGCCCT gTGATTTGATGGCAAGTGAGGATGGAACCAGGATCCCAAagcaggagatttctggagaagAGGAAGAGCATGGGACATTCCCAGGAATGATCGGAGAGGATATTCTGCAGGGTCAAGAGCCAAAGAACCAGCATAGGCAAGAAAGGCAAGAGGGAAGCCAGAAAGGGATGTTACAGAATAGGTtcatcctgcaaggaggcagcctGCATGATGGGAACGAAACCACAGGACAGGCACAAGTCTGTGCAAAAGAGAAGGTATACGAGTGCACAGAGTGTGGGAAGACCTTCAACTGGAGATACAGCCTGTACAGACACAAGAGGACCCACACTGGGGAGAGGCCTTACGAGTGCCCTGAGTGCTGGAAGACCTTCAGCGATCATTCAAATTTCATCTCGCACCAGAAGAATCACCGGGGAGAGAAACCCTACAAGTGTCTCGACTGTGGGAAAAGTTTTGGCCAGAGCACAACGCTGCTTTCCCACCAAAGAAGCCACACAGGGGAGAAGCCGTATTTCTGCTCTGACTGTGGGAAACACTTTGCCCGGAGGCAAAACCTTGTTGATCATCAGAGCATCCACACAGGAGAGAGGCCATATGGCTGCCCAGACTGCGGGAGGAGATTCCGGAGGAATACGGACCTTATTTACCATCAGCGAATCCACACCGGGGAAAGACCCTATAAATGTCCTGACTGTGGGAAGGGCTTCACTTGCAGATCAAAAATGAATGAGCACCAGCGAACACACACAGGGGAAGCCCCCTACAAGTGCTCTGCGTGCGGGAAATGCTACAAGGCCAAGGTCTCCCTGACGTCCCACCTGAAGCTGCACACAGGATAG